GTGCCGACCAGGCCGTGATCGGGTTGCTCGGACCGTTCGATGTCGCCGACCAGCAGGTCCAACAGATGGCCGAGACGGGCGTCGACGCGTTTGCGCTCGAACTCGTCCCCCGGACCAGTCGGGCCCAGAGCATGGACGCAAACTCCTCACAGGCCAACGTCGCCGGCTACAAGGCTGCTGTCCAGGCCGCCGGCGAACTCGATCGCATGGTTCCGATGCAGATGACTGCAGCCGGCACCGTCCAGCCCGCCGAGGTGTTCGTCATCGGGGCTGGCGTCGCCGGCTTGCAGGCCATTTCGACGGCCAACCGCCTCGGTGCCTCGGTGAAGGCCTACGATATCCGGCCCGAAGCCGCCGAGGAGATCACGAGTGTCGGTGCGGAGTTCGTCGAACTGGACGTCCATGCCGAGGACGCCTCCGACGAGGAGGGCCACGCCACCGAGCAAGACGAGGAATTCTACCGCAAACAGCGCACCCAACTCGGCGAAGTCGTCGCCGAGTCCGATGCGCTGATCACGACCGCAGCGGTCGCGAGCGGCGATGCGCCGCGACTCGTCACCGACGAGGCGATCGCCGGGATGGACGACGGCTCGGTCGTCGTCGACCTGGCCGCGGGCGGCGGCGGCAACTGCGACCCGACGGTGCCCGACGAGCGCGTCGACTACGAGGGCGTGACCGTCTTTGGCCCCACGAATCTGCCGGCGACGGTCCCGCAGACGGCGAGTCAACTGTACGCTAACAATCTGGTGAACTTCCTAGAGAACATGCTCGAAGACGACGAACTGGTGATCGACACCGACGACGAGATCGTCGACGCCACCTTACTCACCCACGACGGGACCGTCCGGAACCCACACAGAGACGACGGCTCTGACGACGAACCGTCAGACGGCGAAGACGCGGCCCCAGCCCAAGCGGACGCCGACGGAGGTGATGGGACGTGAGCCTCGTCACTAACCTCACGCTGTTCGTGCTTGCGGCGTTTCTGGGCTATGAGATCATCACGAAGATCCCGACGAACCTCCATACGCCGCTGATGTCCGGGGCGAACGCCATCTCGGGCATCACGCTCATCGGGTCGGTACTGGTGGCTGGCTCGGGCGATACGATGCTGGCGACGGCGCTTGGCGTACTTGCGGTCGTCATGGCGACGATCAACGTCGTCGGCGGGTACCTCGTGAGTCACTTTATGCTCTCGCAGTTCAACCGGGGTGGGCGCTGAATGGCCGACGGACTTTTGGGCCATCTGCCGGCCTCGGCCCTGGAACTCGCCTATCTGGTCGCGGCGATCTTCTTCATCCAGGGCCTGCGGGACATGACCCATCCACGGACGGCCACGCGCGGAAACCTCCTTTCCTCGGGCGGGATGTTCCTGGCTGTCCTCGCGACAGTTCTCTATTTCAAGATTCTCTCCCCGATCCTGCTTGCGGCCTCGCTGCTGGTCGGTGGCGTGATCGGCGCGTGGCTCGCGGTGAGCGTCGAGACGACGGAGATGCCCCAGCTCGTCGGGCTGTTCAACGGCTTCGGCGGGGGGGCCTCGACGCTTGTCGCGGGTGCTGAACTCGTCGACGCGACCGGTGGCGGGCTCGGGCTGGAGTTGACCACCACGGCGGCCATCGCGGGGATCGTCGGGACAGTCACGTTCTTTGGCAGTCTCGTCGCCGCGGGCAAACTCCACGGCCTGGTCGGGGATTCGCCGATCACGGGCCGGACCAACCAGGTCATGCAGGCGCTCTTTTTCGCCGGTGCTGTCCTGGCTGGACTCTTCTTGATCGTCCAGTCCGGACTGCTCGGTGAGGCGCCCCTGGCCGAGTGGCTGCCCGCCTACTGGGTCCTGGTCGCCGCCGCGGCGATCTTCGGCATCCTGCTGGTGTACCCGATCGGCGGTGCAGACATGCCGGTCGTGATTGCCCTCCTGAACTCCATGTCCGGTCTGGCCGCCGCCACCACCGGGTTTGTCCTCGACAACACGGCCCTGATCGTCGCCGGGACGCTCGTCGGCGCGGCCGGACTCATCTTGACGTTCATCATGTGTGATTCGATGAATCGGTCGCTGACGAACGTCCTCTTTGGCAGCATGGCCGAGGGCGGCGATGGCGAGGATATGGCCGACATCTACGAGGGCAACATCACCGAGACCTCGCCCGAAGAAGTCGAGATGATGCTCGACGCCGCCGAGCGTGTCGTGATCGTGCCTGGCTACGGGATGGCGGTCGCCCAGGCCCAGCACGCCGTTGCCGAACTGGCTGACCTGCTCGAAGAGACCGGCGTCGACGTCGAGTTCGGCATCCACCCGGTCGCTGGCCGGATGCCGGGCCACATGAACGCTCTGCTGGCCGAGGCGGACGTCGACTACGAGAAGATGCGGGAACTGGAGTCGGTCAACCCCACCTTCTCCCAGACGGACGTGGTGATCATCACCGGCGCCAACGACGTGGTCAACCCCTCGGCCAACGAGGACGAGGATAGCCCGATCGCCGGGATGCCGGTGCTCGAAGTGTGGGACGCTCGGTCGGTGATCGTCAACAAGCGTAGCCTCTCGCCCGGCTTCTCGGGGATCCCCAACCCCCTGTTCGCCAAGGACAACACGAGCATGCTCTTTGGCGACGCCAAGCAGTCGATGCAGGATCTGGTCGACGCCTACAACGAGAATCACTGATCACCGACTACGCGGAACGTCCGTTCGTCCTCACTCGTCGTCGGCCGATTCAGTTTTGACGATGGTTCCGGCCA
The sequence above is drawn from the Halorhabdus sp. CBA1104 genome and encodes:
- a CDS encoding NAD(P) transhydrogenase subunit alpha, with translation MIVGVPSAPDDETRVGMVPAVAADLIDAGHAVHVESGAGDGAGWADDAYRDVGCEISDDRGQILADADVVFEVAALGAVEEANPEQYRADQAVIGLLGPFDVADQQVQQMAETGVDAFALELVPRTSRAQSMDANSSQANVAGYKAAVQAAGELDRMVPMQMTAAGTVQPAEVFVIGAGVAGLQAISTANRLGASVKAYDIRPEAAEEITSVGAEFVELDVHAEDASDEEGHATEQDEEFYRKQRTQLGEVVAESDALITTAAVASGDAPRLVTDEAIAGMDDGSVVVDLAAGGGGNCDPTVPDERVDYEGVTVFGPTNLPATVPQTASQLYANNLVNFLENMLEDDELVIDTDDEIVDATLLTHDGTVRNPHRDDGSDDEPSDGEDAAPAQADADGGDGT
- a CDS encoding NAD(P) transhydrogenase subunit alpha; translated protein: MSLVTNLTLFVLAAFLGYEIITKIPTNLHTPLMSGANAISGITLIGSVLVAGSGDTMLATALGVLAVVMATINVVGGYLVSHFMLSQFNRGGR
- a CDS encoding NAD(P)(+) transhydrogenase (Re/Si-specific) subunit beta, with product MADGLLGHLPASALELAYLVAAIFFIQGLRDMTHPRTATRGNLLSSGGMFLAVLATVLYFKILSPILLAASLLVGGVIGAWLAVSVETTEMPQLVGLFNGFGGGASTLVAGAELVDATGGGLGLELTTTAAIAGIVGTVTFFGSLVAAGKLHGLVGDSPITGRTNQVMQALFFAGAVLAGLFLIVQSGLLGEAPLAEWLPAYWVLVAAAAIFGILLVYPIGGADMPVVIALLNSMSGLAAATTGFVLDNTALIVAGTLVGAAGLILTFIMCDSMNRSLTNVLFGSMAEGGDGEDMADIYEGNITETSPEEVEMMLDAAERVVIVPGYGMAVAQAQHAVAELADLLEETGVDVEFGIHPVAGRMPGHMNALLAEADVDYEKMRELESVNPTFSQTDVVIITGANDVVNPSANEDEDSPIAGMPVLEVWDARSVIVNKRSLSPGFSGIPNPLFAKDNTSMLFGDAKQSMQDLVDAYNENH